The following are from one region of the Mus caroli chromosome 13, CAROLI_EIJ_v1.1, whole genome shotgun sequence genome:
- the Slc17a4 gene encoding probable small intestine urate exporter isoform X1, which translates to MSTGADLKAREGDIPSDNMTQEQSFKKGFCSLRHGLAFILHLCNFSIYTQQMNLSFAITAMVNTTVASSQLNASTERPPTNSQDVWNETRQESKAPVYNWTPEIQGILLSSLNYGSFIAPIPTGYVAGVFGAKYVVGLGLLISSVLTLFIPLAADAGVALLIVLRVIQGMAQVMVLTGQYSLWAKWAPPQERSQLITIAASGSMLGTFLVLIAGGLICQALGWPYIFYIFGGIGCACCLLWFPLVYDDPQNHPFISTGEKRYITCSLAQEDCSLGWSLPIKAMVKSLPLWAIVVSYFCEYWLLSTVMAYTPTYISSVLQANLRDSGILSALPFMFGCVCIILGGLLADFLLSRKILRLVTIRKLFTAVGVLVSSGILLPLPWVRSSRSTTMAFLVLSSVFASLCDSGALINFLDIAPRYAGFLKGLLQVFSYLAGGIAPTVAGFFISQDSEFGWRNVFFLAAAIDVVGLLFYLIFSQAEVQEWAKEPTFTHL; encoded by the exons ATGTCTACTGGAGCAGACCTGAAAGCAAGAGAGGGAGACATTCCCAGTGACAACATGACCCAAGAACAATCCTTCAAGAAAG GCTTCTGCTCACTGCGCCATGGTCTGGCCTTCATCTTGCATCtctgtaatttttctatttataccCAACAAATGAACTTGAGCTTTGCCATAACCGCCATGGTGAATACCACAGTAGCATCCAGCCAGCTCAATGCTTCCACAGAAAGACCTCCCACCAACTCCCAGGATGTCTGGAATGAAACACGGCAGGAATCTAAG GCTCCTGTTTATAACTGGACACCTGAGATCCAGGGAATCCTCCTCAGCTCCCTCAACTATGGATCGTTCATAGCTCCAATCCCCACTGGCTATGTGGCTGGAGTATTTGGAGCCAAGTACGTGGTTGGTCTGGGCTTGTTAATTTCTTCAGTCCTGACTCTCTTCATTCCACTGGCAGCTGATGCTGGAGTAGCCTTGCTCATTGTCCTCCGGGTCATCCAAGGCATGGCTCAG GTTATGGTATTAACAGGTCAGTACTCACTGTGGGCCAAATGGGCTCCCCCCCAGGAAAGGAGTCAACTCATCACCATCGCTGCATCAG GGTCAATGCTTGGGACCTTCCTTGTCCTTATTGCTGGTGGTCTTATTTGTCAGGCCCTCGGATGGCCTTATATATTCTACATCTTTG GTGGAATTGGCTGTGCCTGTTGCCTGCTCTGGTTCCCTCTCGTATATGATGACCCACAGAATCACCCCTTTATCAGCACTGGTGAGAAGAGATACATCACATGCTCACTGGCTCAAGAG GATTGCTCACTGGGCTGGTCTCTTCCCATTAAAGCCATGGTGAAATCTCTCCCGCTTTGGGCCATTGTAGTTTCTTACTTCTGTGAATACTGGCTGTTATCCACAGTAATGGCGTATACACCCACATATATCAGCTCTGTACTTCAAGCAAACCTCCGAGAT AGTGGAATCCTGTCAGCCCTGCCGTTCATGTTTGGCTGTGTCTGCATTATCCTTGGGGGTCTACTGGCAGATTTTCTCCTCTCCAGGAAAATCCTCCGACTTGTCACTATCAGGAAGCTCTTCACTGCTGTAG GGGTCCTTGTCTCATCtggaatcctcctgcccctgccttggGTCAGATCTAGCCGCAGCACCACAATGGCCTTCTTGGTACTATCTTCTGTCTTTGCCAGCCTCTGTGATTCAGGAGCCCTCATTAACTTCTTGGATATAGCTCCACG GTATGCTGGCTTTCTCAAAGGACTATTGCAAGTCTTTTCTTACCTAGCTGGAGGCATAGCTCCTACTGTTGCTGGATTTTTCATCAGTCAG GATTCAGAGTTTGGCTGGAGAAACGTCTTCTTCCTTGCAGCTGCTATTGATGTAGTAGGCCTGCTCTTCTACCTCATCTTCAGCCAGGCAGAGGTACAGGAGTGGGCT
- the Slc17a4 gene encoding probable small intestine urate exporter isoform X2: MSTGADLKAREGDIPSDNMTQEQSFKKGFCSLRHGLAFILHLCNFSIYTQQMNLSFAITAMVNTTVASSQLNASTERPPTNSQDVWNETRQESKAPVYNWTPEIQGILLSSLNYGSFIAPIPTGYVAGVFGAKYVVGLGLLISSVLTLFIPLAADAGVALLIVLRVIQGMAQVMVLTGQYSLWAKWAPPQERSQLITIAASGSMLGTFLVLIAGGLICQALGWPYIFYIFGGIGCACCLLWFPLVYDDPQNHPFISTGEKRYITCSLAQEDCSLGWSLPIKAMVKSLPLWAIVVSYFCEYWLLSTVMAYTPTYISSVLQANLRDSGILSALPFMFGCVCIILGGLLADFLLSRKILRLVTIRKLFTAVGVLVSSGILLPLPWVRSSRSTTMAFLVLSSVFASLCDSGALINFLDIAPRIQSLAGETSSSLQLLLM, encoded by the exons ATGTCTACTGGAGCAGACCTGAAAGCAAGAGAGGGAGACATTCCCAGTGACAACATGACCCAAGAACAATCCTTCAAGAAAG GCTTCTGCTCACTGCGCCATGGTCTGGCCTTCATCTTGCATCtctgtaatttttctatttataccCAACAAATGAACTTGAGCTTTGCCATAACCGCCATGGTGAATACCACAGTAGCATCCAGCCAGCTCAATGCTTCCACAGAAAGACCTCCCACCAACTCCCAGGATGTCTGGAATGAAACACGGCAGGAATCTAAG GCTCCTGTTTATAACTGGACACCTGAGATCCAGGGAATCCTCCTCAGCTCCCTCAACTATGGATCGTTCATAGCTCCAATCCCCACTGGCTATGTGGCTGGAGTATTTGGAGCCAAGTACGTGGTTGGTCTGGGCTTGTTAATTTCTTCAGTCCTGACTCTCTTCATTCCACTGGCAGCTGATGCTGGAGTAGCCTTGCTCATTGTCCTCCGGGTCATCCAAGGCATGGCTCAG GTTATGGTATTAACAGGTCAGTACTCACTGTGGGCCAAATGGGCTCCCCCCCAGGAAAGGAGTCAACTCATCACCATCGCTGCATCAG GGTCAATGCTTGGGACCTTCCTTGTCCTTATTGCTGGTGGTCTTATTTGTCAGGCCCTCGGATGGCCTTATATATTCTACATCTTTG GTGGAATTGGCTGTGCCTGTTGCCTGCTCTGGTTCCCTCTCGTATATGATGACCCACAGAATCACCCCTTTATCAGCACTGGTGAGAAGAGATACATCACATGCTCACTGGCTCAAGAG GATTGCTCACTGGGCTGGTCTCTTCCCATTAAAGCCATGGTGAAATCTCTCCCGCTTTGGGCCATTGTAGTTTCTTACTTCTGTGAATACTGGCTGTTATCCACAGTAATGGCGTATACACCCACATATATCAGCTCTGTACTTCAAGCAAACCTCCGAGAT AGTGGAATCCTGTCAGCCCTGCCGTTCATGTTTGGCTGTGTCTGCATTATCCTTGGGGGTCTACTGGCAGATTTTCTCCTCTCCAGGAAAATCCTCCGACTTGTCACTATCAGGAAGCTCTTCACTGCTGTAG GGGTCCTTGTCTCATCtggaatcctcctgcccctgccttggGTCAGATCTAGCCGCAGCACCACAATGGCCTTCTTGGTACTATCTTCTGTCTTTGCCAGCCTCTGTGATTCAGGAGCCCTCATTAACTTCTTGGATATAGCTCCACG GATTCAGAGTTTGGCTGGAGAAACGTCTTCTTCCTTGCAGCTGCTATTGATGTAG
- the Slc17a4 gene encoding probable small intestine urate exporter isoform X3 — translation MSTGADLKAREGDIPSDNMTQEQSFKKGFCSLRHGLAFILHLCNFSIYTQQMNLSFAITAMVNTTVASSQLNASTERPPTNSQDVWNETRQESKAPVYNWTPEIQGILLSSLNYGSFIAPIPTGYVAGVFGAKYVVGLGLLISSVLTLFIPLAADAGVALLIVLRVIQGMAQVMVLTGQYSLWAKWAPPQERSQLITIAASGSMLGTFLVLIAGGLICQALGWPYIFYIFGGIGCACCLLWFPLVYDDPQNHPFISTGEKRYITCSLAQEDCSLGWSLPIKAMVKSLPLWAIVVSYFCEYWLLSTVMAYTPTYISSVLQANLRDSGILSALPFMFGCVCIILGGLLADFLLSRKILRLVTIRKLFTAGSLSHLESSCPCLGSDLAAAPQWPSWYYLLSLPASVIQEPSLTSWI, via the exons ATGTCTACTGGAGCAGACCTGAAAGCAAGAGAGGGAGACATTCCCAGTGACAACATGACCCAAGAACAATCCTTCAAGAAAG GCTTCTGCTCACTGCGCCATGGTCTGGCCTTCATCTTGCATCtctgtaatttttctatttataccCAACAAATGAACTTGAGCTTTGCCATAACCGCCATGGTGAATACCACAGTAGCATCCAGCCAGCTCAATGCTTCCACAGAAAGACCTCCCACCAACTCCCAGGATGTCTGGAATGAAACACGGCAGGAATCTAAG GCTCCTGTTTATAACTGGACACCTGAGATCCAGGGAATCCTCCTCAGCTCCCTCAACTATGGATCGTTCATAGCTCCAATCCCCACTGGCTATGTGGCTGGAGTATTTGGAGCCAAGTACGTGGTTGGTCTGGGCTTGTTAATTTCTTCAGTCCTGACTCTCTTCATTCCACTGGCAGCTGATGCTGGAGTAGCCTTGCTCATTGTCCTCCGGGTCATCCAAGGCATGGCTCAG GTTATGGTATTAACAGGTCAGTACTCACTGTGGGCCAAATGGGCTCCCCCCCAGGAAAGGAGTCAACTCATCACCATCGCTGCATCAG GGTCAATGCTTGGGACCTTCCTTGTCCTTATTGCTGGTGGTCTTATTTGTCAGGCCCTCGGATGGCCTTATATATTCTACATCTTTG GTGGAATTGGCTGTGCCTGTTGCCTGCTCTGGTTCCCTCTCGTATATGATGACCCACAGAATCACCCCTTTATCAGCACTGGTGAGAAGAGATACATCACATGCTCACTGGCTCAAGAG GATTGCTCACTGGGCTGGTCTCTTCCCATTAAAGCCATGGTGAAATCTCTCCCGCTTTGGGCCATTGTAGTTTCTTACTTCTGTGAATACTGGCTGTTATCCACAGTAATGGCGTATACACCCACATATATCAGCTCTGTACTTCAAGCAAACCTCCGAGAT AGTGGAATCCTGTCAGCCCTGCCGTTCATGTTTGGCTGTGTCTGCATTATCCTTGGGGGTCTACTGGCAGATTTTCTCCTCTCCAGGAAAATCCTCCGACTTGTCACTATCAGGAAGCTCTTCACTGCT GGGTCCTTGTCTCATCtggaatcctcctgcccctgccttggGTCAGATCTAGCCGCAGCACCACAATGGCCTTCTTGGTACTATCTTCTGTCTTTGCCAGCCTCTGTGATTCAGGAGCCCTCATTAACTTCTTGGATATAG